The proteins below are encoded in one region of Mycobacterium botniense:
- a CDS encoding sensor histidine kinase has protein sequence MTRAGTPVCWRPKTLRRQLLLGVLAVVSVVLAAMCVVSVVSLREYVTAMSDAEVSESLAALDRSYARFRESPAARTGALSLRQALLGFTGQNEGNVIAVLHNGVVIASAVFSQDEPKPAPDDAVRALQAQPWHDGPPRTEELGSLGPYRVASRAVHDDRLVVGVSLELANRTVSRRIVSATALFVAALLITAALTISVVRYALRPLRRVAATATEVASMPLTGGDHRITARVRPQDTDPDTEVGIVGNTLNRLLDNVDSALAHRAESDRRMRQFITDASHELRTPLAAIQGYAELTRQDSAALPPTTEYALARIESEARRMTSLVEELLLLSRLGEGEDLQSDDVDLTDLVLHAVNDAAVAAPTHRWIKSLPVDPVWVRGDRDRLYQLVTNLLSNARVHTPAGVTVTTAIARHRNGTDPPYAELTVADDGPGIDPDLLPHLFERFVRADTSRSDSSGNGLGLAIVASIVKAHNGCVTAESDEGQTVFRVRLPMIEQQR, from the coding sequence ATGACACGCGCAGGCACCCCGGTATGCTGGCGACCGAAAACTTTGCGCCGACAGTTGTTGCTGGGCGTGTTAGCTGTCGTCAGCGTGGTGTTGGCGGCGATGTGTGTGGTATCCGTGGTAAGCTTGCGCGAGTATGTCACCGCGATGAGCGACGCGGAGGTTTCCGAATCGCTGGCTGCGCTGGACCGCTCGTACGCCAGATTCCGTGAAAGCCCGGCGGCACGCACCGGCGCACTGAGCCTTCGGCAGGCACTGCTGGGATTTACCGGTCAGAACGAGGGCAACGTCATCGCGGTGCTGCACAACGGTGTGGTGATCGCGTCGGCGGTCTTCTCCCAAGATGAGCCGAAGCCCGCTCCCGACGATGCGGTTCGCGCTCTGCAAGCGCAACCCTGGCACGACGGTCCGCCCCGCACCGAGGAACTGGGCAGCCTGGGCCCGTACCGCGTCGCCAGCCGCGCCGTCCATGACGACCGCCTTGTGGTTGGCGTGTCGCTGGAACTCGCAAACCGAACCGTGTCACGTAGAATAGTCAGCGCTACAGCACTTTTCGTGGCTGCATTGCTGATTACGGCAGCGCTCACAATTTCGGTGGTTCGCTATGCGCTGCGCCCGCTGCGTCGTGTTGCTGCGACAGCAACGGAGGTCGCCAGCATGCCCCTGACCGGTGGCGACCATCGGATCACCGCCCGAGTGCGGCCGCAGGACACCGATCCAGACACCGAAGTCGGAATCGTTGGTAATACGTTGAATCGGCTGTTGGACAACGTGGACAGCGCACTGGCGCATCGCGCCGAATCCGACCGGCGGATGCGGCAGTTCATCACTGACGCCAGCCACGAGCTGCGCACCCCTTTGGCCGCGATTCAAGGCTACGCCGAGCTGACCCGACAAGACAGCGCTGCGCTGCCGCCGACCACCGAATACGCGCTGGCCCGCATCGAATCGGAAGCGCGGCGCATGACATCGCTGGTCGAGGAGCTGCTGCTGTTGTCACGCCTGGGCGAAGGCGAAGACCTGCAATCCGACGATGTCGACCTGACTGATCTGGTCCTGCACGCCGTGAATGACGCAGCGGTCGCGGCGCCTACACATCGCTGGATCAAAAGTTTACCGGTCGATCCCGTGTGGGTACGGGGGGACCGGGACCGACTGTACCAACTCGTCACCAACTTGCTGAGCAATGCGCGGGTGCATACTCCGGCCGGCGTCACGGTGACTACGGCGATCGCTCGCCACCGGAATGGCACTGACCCGCCCTACGCCGAATTGACAGTGGCCGACGACGGGCCCGGCATCGACCCCGACCTGCTTCCGCACCTCTTCGAGCGATTCGTGCGTGCGGACACGTCTCGATCCGACAGTTCGGGCAACGGCTTGGGACTGGCCATCGTGGCGTCAATCGTGAAAGCACACAATGGGTGCGTAACAGCCGAGAGTGATGAGGGGCAGACTGTTTTCCGCGTCCGGCTGCCCATGATCGAGCAGCAACGCTGA
- a CDS encoding response regulator transcription factor, which yields MTATSGYARDQRPRPAILGQLPRISRPDGSPIRVLLVDDEPALTSLVTMALRYEGWAVDVAHNGRQALAKFDETGPDVLVLDIMLPDLDGLEILDRVRESDSYTPTLFLTARDSVLDRVTGLTAGADDYMTKPFSLEELVARLRGLLRRSGHLAPPADETLKVGDLTLDSASREVRRAGRRVSLTATEFELLRFLMRHPRRALSRAEILDRVWNYDFAGRTSIVDLYISYLRKKIDADWAPMIHTVRGVGYMIRPAE from the coding sequence ATGACCGCAACGTCGGGATATGCACGTGATCAGCGCCCGCGTCCGGCCATCCTCGGCCAGTTGCCCCGCATCAGCCGTCCCGATGGTTCGCCGATACGGGTCTTGCTGGTCGACGACGAGCCAGCACTGACCAGCCTGGTTACGATGGCCCTGCGCTACGAGGGTTGGGCTGTCGACGTCGCCCACAACGGGCGGCAAGCCCTCGCCAAATTCGACGAGACCGGCCCCGATGTGCTCGTCCTTGACATCATGCTCCCGGATCTGGACGGACTGGAGATCCTGGACCGCGTTCGTGAATCCGACTCCTACACACCCACTCTGTTCCTCACCGCCCGTGATTCGGTGTTGGACCGGGTCACCGGCCTAACCGCAGGTGCCGACGATTACATGACCAAGCCGTTCAGCCTGGAAGAACTCGTGGCCCGGCTGCGCGGATTGCTGCGCCGTTCCGGTCATCTGGCCCCACCCGCCGACGAGACCCTCAAAGTCGGCGACCTCACGTTGGATAGCGCGAGCCGGGAAGTCAGGCGCGCTGGTAGGCGCGTGTCGCTCACCGCAACCGAGTTCGAACTTCTGCGCTTCCTGATGCGGCATCCGCGCCGGGCGCTGAGCCGCGCCGAGATCCTGGACCGAGTGTGGAACTACGATTTTGCCGGACGTACCAGCATTGTCGATCTTTACATCTCGTATCTGCGCAAGAAGATTGACGCCGACTGGGCGCCAATGATCCACACGGTGCGCGGCGTCGGGTACATGATACGACCGGCGGAATGA